The genomic DNA AGACACCAAACTGCACTGTGGCACCACATGCGTTGTGATCTTCTATTGGGGTCATTTTTACTaaactgtgtatgtatgtttcatTTCTAGTGTACAAGTCACCAGAGTACGAGTCACTAGGTTTTGAGCTCACAGTGGAGCGGCTGGTTTCCATCGGTTACCCCCAGGAGCTGCTCAGCTTCGTCTACGACCCATCCTTCCCCACCAGGTCAGACCAATTACACCCCACCACACAGACATCATGATGATGACGACGGCCGTCAGGTTAATGGCCGACTGCTGCTTTTATTGCCTCATCTCTCATCGTGTTAGTCCCTTTAACGATCTTACCTCTGTGGATATATCGAGGACATTAAGCAGGGCTAACAGACCGGGTGGGAAAAAAGCCATCACCTGTTCAAAGTTCAGTCTATCCTGATAATAACTGCAATTATATCACAAATGATAGCAGTTAAAATGCCAAATGCTTTAAAAGGTTAGTTTAATTCTGTATTGTAGACTTGCCAATAAGAGCATGTGTTCCCTCCTGCCTTCAGGGGCCTTGTGTTTGATACCATGTATGGAAACCTGTTGAAGGTTGACGCCTACGGTAATATCCTGGTCTGTGTCCATGGATTCAACTTCCTCCGAGGGTGAGTGAGTCGCCCccccagctacacacacacacacacacacacacacacacaatcctcaCACATTGTATgtcaattttgtatttttagctGACATTTTCTACATATTTATGAGCACAAGAAAGAAGACAAATGACAATTTACTCTTGTCTTCTCTTTTTCCCCCAGCCCTGAGATCCGTGAACGGTACCCAAACAAGTTCATCCAGAGAGATGATACAGAGCGCTTTTATATCCTTAACACTCTCTTCAACCTGCCAGGTAAGGTCGCTGAGCACAGAGGAGAATACCATGGGATTGTGAAAGAGAAAATCCTGATTAAAAGCTGAATATTACGTTATGGGAGGTCCAAGCAGAAACCTTTCCCTGCAGGTTAAAGAAAAGTTTGATCGAGCTGCTTTGTTACTGATGACTTCTCCCTGCTTTTCTGTTTCCGTCACAGAGACCTACCTCTTTGCTTGCCTTGTGGATTTCTTCTCCAACTGTGACAGATACACAAGGTAAGGAACCCTTAGTAACACTATCCATCATGCAACAAGTTTCTGGGCCCCGCATGACAcaaagacagttgcaagccaaACTGGGTCAAAGAACAAGCCCTACAGCATGGGAGGGTCCAGGCGTCTCAactgctaaactaagctaattgttttgtaatggaAATCAAATGGGAGTTCAGTCAAAGAAcccatattttttatataacaaTGAATTTCTAACCTATCTACTAATTGTAGAAAAGCATGGATTCTTATCAGAATGAGATAGGAATGACAAATGTTCTCACTAACTATTTAAAGAGTGACATCTTGATATAGCTAGGAGATAAGATTTTAAATGTTACTGTAAGTAAATATAATGGCCTGTAAATTAGTTGAGGATGTAATCTGGAATGGCTGCATGTCCTTTGTCCTCTGAAACCTGGTTGTTGGTCTTTTAGGGGGAGAATGCTTTCCTGTTTGGCTGGGGACCCCTCCAACAAGGGAAGGCTATCCCatttaaaagcaaacaaaaaacaaatgtcatgtttttaaaaaaccTTGTGTAAAGACCTGTGGCCTGTCCGACggctgtgtacgtgtgtgtctgtgctcctCTCCCCCAGCTGTGAAACTGGCTTCAAAAATGGCGACCTCTTCATGTCCTATAAGAGCATGTTCCAGGACGTCCGCGACGCTGTCGACTGGGTCCACTTCAAGGTACGACACCGGTGATGTTTGTGGTTTTAACCTCAGTATGTCAGTATGTTATTTAACTGACACGGTGGACGTGTGTTGCGCATTTGTGctaatgcacacagcccgtattcagaaaatGAAGGCGGCAGGACGTACGTATGGGTgtgtagaaagtgccgctacagtgctgCTACAGTGATTCCCCGGCtacaatgacggtgcagagactccaAGAGCGTAGATGCCGATGAcctggaaacgctgaccaatcagagcagatgCTTTTTctggaggggggcttaaagagacgggcgctaaaatggagcgtttcagacagatgTTGAATACAGGtctattcagacagacagtatgagaaaaccaatgtgttttttgaacaataaagcatataaacatgttctagtagaaacccaaaatacaagtatgaacctgaaaatgagcataatatgggacctttaaataatgATGAACAGATAGAAATGGAACAAGAGAAAATGCATTTAGTACCGTAATATTACAGGGATGGATTTAATTGTTTAGGTTTTGTATTCTTCCGAAAACCATGAACAGTATCTACTGTAGCAACATTCTGTGGCTGGTCTGCTTTGctttcacaaaacaaacaaaccagagtTGACAGCAGTCTGAGACCCTCCTATTGAACCAAACCAGAGAGGTGAGGTATGAATGGCGGCATCATATATGGTAAAAAATTCCGCCAATATCAAGACAACTTGGAAAGGGGAAAGCTCTGGGGCTATTAATATCCATCTTTATGTAATCTAAAACATCTGTGGTGGGCTTACAGGAAGTGTATGTCAGGCCCTTTGTATCTCAATGGGACCtttctggttaaataaaggataaataaaataaaaaaccctCAACTAAATACCACAAGTCCACACGTGTTCTGTGCGAGTTGTCACTGATTATTGTTACTCAACTGTTACAGCATGAAATAACTTCTAACTGAAGAGGGTAGTGTTTGTGCAGGCTGTGTGTAATTCATTTAAATCTAGACGTTCAGCGTTTAGTCTGACTCCTGTGTCTCACATTGCAGGGTACATTGAAGGTGAAGACGGTTGAGAACTTGGAGAAATATGTAGTGAAAGATGTAAGTATTTGTGTTCACATTGGACGCTACGTGCGTACTGTGttagagaacacacacacacacacacacacacacacacacacacacacacacacacacacacacacacacacacacacacagtgtaacacATTCTTGAGAGGCTGGTTTGTAAAGCTtcagtctttttctttcttttcttcttctctgttccCACCAGGGAAAGCTGCCTCTTCTCCTCAGCAGAATGAATGAAGTAGCCAAGGTTTTCTTGGCTAccaacagtgactacaaatacACTGATGTGAGTATAAGTGTGCAGTCATGGtagaaacatttttctttttaggggaaaacattcataaaaaaatTGACAGAGATGATTAATCAACTTTGCGATTAACTTTGCGATCCATTTCTTGGAATTTCTACTAGTCTATTGGCAGCTGTATTCACTCTAAACACAGCTGCGTGTGATCTGACTaccagtctgtctgtgtgttgtgtttttaccaCAGAAAATCATGACCTACCTGTTTGACTTCCCACATGGACCGAAGGTAAAGTATAGCTCTCCCCCCTTCCCTTTGATCACACTTAATGTATTAAATATGCAGGTGAAGGTGAAAGACACGTTATACTGATATGTGttattgcttgtgtgtgtgtgtgtgtgtgtgtgtgtgtgttgtttgtatccAGCCTGGTACCTCCCACCGGCCCTGGCAGTCGTACTTTGACCTGATCCTGGTGGACGCCAGGAAGCCCCAGTTCTTTGGCGAGGGTACGGTGCTCAGACAAGTCGACACGGTGAgcagacacagaacacacagccaGAGACAGAAGATGTTATTAAATGCCGTACTGCATGTGAACGCTGACTTATCCGGACATGTTGCAGCCCAGTTTGCATGTCAGCTTTTTTAAGCTAATGTGGCAAAAAGGTGAATGTTGTATCATTGGATTATCGTCAGCATGATTTAAACATTCATATTCATGGGACCCTTTTTATATTGGCAACACACACCTGACACTATTTGAAAATCCCGAATTAATGACTGGATTTCACATTTGTTTGTCTTGAACATATAGTGCAAATACACTATAACAGCTGCATATTCTGACAAAAGTAGAGAGGCACTACACTCTGcatgtaaaaatgtgttctAGCATTTGGCTCCATTTATGTCCATGTTTGCGGTTTACCTCTGTGTTTGCACCAAGGTTCCTAGAAACCAGATTGCCAATTTCTCTGTGTTCTTCATTTCAGACAACAGGGCGATTAAAGATAGGAACCTACACAGGACCTCTGCAGCATGGCATAGTCTACTCTGGAGGTAAGACTCTATTTTCCTTTTGTTATTCATTCTTTGACCAAGTGTTTAGTTGTGTGCAGCATTTGTGATTGATAATATATTTCAGGTATTTTAAATATCACGTCATTCCCCTTTAGGTTCCTCAGACATTGTGTGCGACCTGCTGGGGGCCAAGGGGAAGGACATAGTGTACATTGGCGACCACATCTTTGGAGACATCCTCAAGTCCAAGAAACGCCAAGGCTGGAGGACGTTCCTGGTTATACCTGAGCTGGCCCAGGAGCTGCACGTGTGGACCGACAAAAGCTGTGAGCCTGTAGACAAACGCATACACACAGTAATGTGTGTAACACGCACACAGTGACATGTAGAAATGACACTGACTATATCTAGCTGCTTTCGGGCTTTCCAAGTACTGCAAGCTTTCCAAGTACTGCAGGCCCACTGGCATTAGAAAACAATCTCAACAGGGACCTGACCTAGAACAGCAGCTGCAATGTCCGACCTGCACATTACACATAAGACATTAGTAGTTCATAAACTAAACGTGATGAAGTTCATGTAATCAGTAGGTACAAAGTCAAAACACCGGACAGCCACATTCTCACTCACAAAGTGCTCATTCACAGAATCATGAGCATTTATTATCGAGATAACTAATGCTCAAACACTGTATATCCACTGTACATCTACGTGAGATTCACTCTCTTCTCGTGTTTTACAGCATTATTCGAGGAACTGCAGGGGCTGGACATTTTCTTGGCAGAACTCTACAAGTAAGAACTCTGAGCTTTagcctcccctcccctccccgtATCCCACCTCCCCCCTATTTACGTCTCTTACACCAGTTTTGCTGCTCTTTGCAGTAACAGGGTGCGTTTGAGAGGGAACAACGGGGTCAATAGGGTAAAGTCGAAAGGGCCGGTTCTCGCAGGCCGCCTGATAACCAGGTTCACCGAGGTTATTTATAGCGGGGCACCACCTCTTTGACATATTACCTTTCAGCAGATTGATATCAATATCCTCCCCTCCCTCACCCTTTCACCGTCCTCATCGCCTTTCCCTGTCCTTCCCCAGACATCTGGACAGCAGCAGTAACGAGAGGCCAGACATCAGCACTCTTCAGAGAAGAGTCAAGGTACGGCATTAATCACCTCTGTTTCTATGACAACAAGATACCTGTCCACATGCTTTTAACACTAGCTGCCTAGAGACGGCCAGTTATCAATGCCCACGCATTTGATACGGTTTGTGTCTACTATAGTCTAATCATTAACAATAATCCACTTCCCCATCAAAGAATCACCTCTCTGAGTCCCTGGTGAGGTAATCCACACCAACATCCCTGATAAAGATACTATACCTTCTATGGTTAGGATAGTAAATCCTTGTGTCTTCTCACAAATGtcttctcttctccttttttagAAAGTGACACATGACATGGACATGTGCTACGGCATGATGGGTAGCCTTTTCCGCAGTGGCTCCAGACAGACCTTGTTTGCCTCTCAAGTGATGCGTTACGCCGACTTGTACGCAGCCTCCTTCATCAACCTGCTGTACTATCCCTTCAGCTACCTCTTCAGAGCTGCACACGTGCTGGTGAGTCACAGAATGGAAATGGGGGTGCATGAATTACACGTTACCGCCTCAGAGGGTTAGGGCCAATGCCACTTCTTTATTTTGCTAATAGAGATGATGAAAGTCTCGTCTCATAACAGATTCAAAAACTTCATCTGTAGACATTTCTCCCAGGTCTTTAAAGGTCTAACATGAGTCTCATTATTTTTTCCCTCTACGGTGTAAAGAccttagcctgacaagccagacccacatcaagatgttgggtctgggaactcaccattggcagggctcaatccgaggggcgggataaatggttgtctttcaaattccctctgcgataggatagcgctacaaccaaccagagcaacgctagttgatagattaaactcttgccgtatccggtcggcaaaactctgaacacatcttccttttttaagaatgacttcagcgccgttctttgttcttttctcaaagaaaagcttaactccaagtcttccagagtcgcggccaaagccgattcgaaagaccgctgttcaccagcagcagcagcagccatcttctttgttttcaagtagcagggaattcacgcggaaccctgcagtcattatgttaagcccgcctacacgacgtgattggcctgaccagagtttggtttttccagctcgcaagccaacggagagttactagactgaccctggctgcaaattatatttgctgccactagggtgtgtctagatttctaggctataaAGACCTGTTTGCATTGTAGATACTTCAACTACCCTAGCTCCGCAGAATTAAACCATCAGATTCTCTCTTGGTCCCCCCTGCTCGAGGCCGTCCTCCTTCACGTCTGTCATCCACCCTTCTTGTCCTTCCTTCTCAGATCATAGAGCATCAGACCTCCATTTAAGGGGAACTCCACTGATTTTTTTACACATCAAAATGTGTATACTGGCCTTGGTAATACTGCTCCATATGTGACAAAAagtataaagccttttgtgacTCCAGGAGCTGTGCAAAACCTGAAAACTTGCCCCAAGCAGTGTTTACTTTAGGATTttgttttagcagtgggggcaggtctgtccaaaCAACATAAACACTTCAGAGCACACGCAGAATGTGATATAAACCGGCGTTATCACATTTTAACGGCGATGATTAGCTAAGTAGACTCTAACAAGTGTGCCGTGGAGAAAGGAAAATAATGCTTTCATGACAACTCCTGCCATAACTTCAATCTAAATAGTTAAACTATACAGATATATTTGTCCTGCATGGTGTCACACAACAAACTCCACATGTAAAATACTCTCATTTTCCTCACAAATGCACAAAccagacagaatgaagaaaaggaataaataaaagtccGCTGCCTCTCTAAAACAGACATCAAAGCGCAGTGCCGCTCACTAAACCAACATCAGACTGCAGTATCACCGTCCACCTGCGGGGGGTGTGGACAGGCTTTCCAATAGGCAGggtcatttaaaaggcaacggCGACTACTGtacattgtgcgtctgccctatttctgataccatggCGGGCCACCATtttcaaatcaacatagaggaaacgcTGCCAAGTGATGTCACTTAAGACACAGACTCTGCTGTGGCtaaagactacaagtttgaaaatgggaAAGACCTCTGTTAgcccgctcctcatctctgtGTTAGGCCAGCAGCTCAAGGCTACATCAGTTGCTACTATAATAACACACCTGAATTTCCGACCTAACTACCGTCTGTCGCGTttcattgtgggtaatgtaggcaccaGGTTTGGAAGAAAATTGCTTAGAATAAAATAAGACAACATTTTTAGTTTCCCCGCTTcgatttatattttcttttgttcaACTGTCCGTAGTGAGTCCAACAATATTTAgggagtgcaatgctaaatcagtgCAGTGCTCTTTTAAAAGTGGAGAAATAAAAGACAGACGGCTTTTTTGGAGGCTTAGCAGTCATTGGTGGATAATTCTGTTAttgactgggggggggggggtgatatTATCTTCCTTATAAGACAGAGAAAGGCTTTCTGGATTTATAATCTCTAAAGTTTACATCTAAAGGGGAGTGAAAGAAGATTTGAGCATGCACCCGTTGTGTAAAACACCCTGACGGAGCCCTGTGCCCCAACCGGCTGCTTGAATAAACAGCAGACTCTTCCAGTAAATCGGCTGGTGTTGCAACTTGTTTTCTCACATTTTGtcctgcctcctcctccccagATGCCCCACGAGTCGACGGTGGAACACGCCCACGTGGATATCGACACGGAGTCGCCACTGGCCACGCGCAACCGCACCCACTGCAGCGACTGCAAGGACCTGGAGTGCAAACGCACCCAGCTGACCCGCTCCTTCAGCGAGATCAAACCTCCCAACCTGTTCCCCCAGACTCCCCAGGAGATCACCCACTGCCacgatgaggatgatgatgaggaggaagaggaagaggaggaggaggaagaagaagaagaagaagaagaagaggaggaataaGCTGGACATGCAGAGGAAAGCCAGGTTCCTGATCCTGCCTTCTCATGTTTCCAACTAGAGTCGGTTAGTTATCTCTCTCAAAGTGAGGCAGGGAGGAAAAacatctcctgtgtgtgtgtgtgtgtgtgtgtgtgtgtgtgtgtgtgtgtgtgtgtgtagtgtgggtgtatatatatatatatatatatatatatatatatatatatatatatatatatatatatatatatatatatatatatatatatatatatatacacacacacatacacacacacacacacacacacatactgaagaTTTCTGAGGAAAGGACCAGTAGCGAGACAGATCATATGACTGTCAGAAGACTGTATGCATGCTCGGTCCTCTGAAACCCAACTATTCCTAGCTTCATtgtgtaaaaaagaagaagaaaaaaagaaac from Sander vitreus isolate 19-12246 chromosome 2, sanVit1, whole genome shotgun sequence includes the following:
- the nt5c2b gene encoding cytosolic purine 5'-nucleotidase isoform X1; its protein translation is MTTSWSDRLQNYADLPANMDGVSMKKYRREPYHRVFVNRSLAMEKIKCFGFDMDYTLAVYKSPEYESLGFELTVERLVSIGYPQELLSFVYDPSFPTRGLVFDTMYGNLLKVDAYGNILVCVHGFNFLRGPEIRERYPNKFIQRDDTERFYILNTLFNLPETYLFACLVDFFSNCDRYTSCETGFKNGDLFMSYKSMFQDVRDAVDWVHFKGTLKVKTVENLEKYVVKDGKLPLLLSRMNEVAKVFLATNSDYKYTDKIMTYLFDFPHGPKPGTSHRPWQSYFDLILVDARKPQFFGEGTVLRQVDTTTGRLKIGTYTGPLQHGIVYSGGSSDIVCDLLGAKGKDIVYIGDHIFGDILKSKKRQGWRTFLVIPELAQELHVWTDKSSLFEELQGLDIFLAELYKHLDSSSNERPDISTLQRRVKKVTHDMDMCYGMMGSLFRSGSRQTLFASQVMRYADLYAASFINLLYYPFSYLFRAAHVLMPHESTVEHAHVDIDTESPLATRNRTHCSDCKDLECKRTQLTRSFSEIKPPNLFPQTPQEITHCHDEDDDEEEEEEEEEEEEEEEEEEEE
- the nt5c2b gene encoding cytosolic purine 5'-nucleotidase isoform X2 codes for the protein MYGNLLKVDAYGNILVCVHGFNFLRGPEIRERYPNKFIQRDDTERFYILNTLFNLPETYLFACLVDFFSNCDRYTSCETGFKNGDLFMSYKSMFQDVRDAVDWVHFKGTLKVKTVENLEKYVVKDGKLPLLLSRMNEVAKVFLATNSDYKYTDKIMTYLFDFPHGPKPGTSHRPWQSYFDLILVDARKPQFFGEGTVLRQVDTTTGRLKIGTYTGPLQHGIVYSGGSSDIVCDLLGAKGKDIVYIGDHIFGDILKSKKRQGWRTFLVIPELAQELHVWTDKSSLFEELQGLDIFLAELYKHLDSSSNERPDISTLQRRVKKVTHDMDMCYGMMGSLFRSGSRQTLFASQVMRYADLYAASFINLLYYPFSYLFRAAHVLMPHESTVEHAHVDIDTESPLATRNRTHCSDCKDLECKRTQLTRSFSEIKPPNLFPQTPQEITHCHDEDDDEEEEEEEEEEEEEEEEEEEE